A window from Vanessa atalanta chromosome 18, ilVanAtal1.2, whole genome shotgun sequence encodes these proteins:
- the LOC125070741 gene encoding F-box only protein 11: protein MPSASFSSSRSYVRRSRRKGGHRIPLPSRTQSSEPCESVPCPNNVTGSAMAATACAGPSGSGGGGSPPVPAAAAATTAGHHSPYDLRRKSPPAYHEPGPSGSCSLPARKRPRTSLSQGVDVCNVSQYLQYELPDEVLLCILSHLTERDLCRVAQVCKRFNTIANDTELWKSLYQSVFEYDTPLMHPAPCQFEFVAADECEADNPWKESFRQLYYGIHVRPNFRPKKDSRIKYFNTIRAALEYVEERGGSTSTSSSSSSACACTCSCGAAACSCRRAPAPTPAPTSAPALLFVHAGLYQEECLAIDTDVQLIGCAAGNVAESVVLEREAESTLTFAEGANRAYAGHMTLKFSPDATSTMQHHKHYCLEVSDNCSPTVDHCIIRSASVVGAAVCVSGAGANPVIKHCDISDCENVGLYVTDYAQGAYQDNEISRNALAGIWVKNFANPIMRRNHIHHGRDVGIFTFENGLGYFEANDIHNNRIAGFEVKAGANPTVVHCEIHHGQTGGIYVHESGLGQFIDNKIHSNNFAGVWITSNSNPTIRRNEIYNGHQGGVYIFGEGRGLIEHNNIYGNALAGIQIRTNSDPIVRHNKIHHGQHGGIYVHEKGQGLIEENEVYANTLAGVWITTGSTPVLRRNRIHSGKQVGVYFYDNGHGKLEDNDIFNHLYSGVQIRTGSNPVIRGNKIWGGQNGGVLVYNGGLGILEQNEIFDNAMAGVWIKTDSNPTLKRNKIFDGRDGGICIFNGGKGVLEENDIFRNAQAGVLISTQSHPVLRRNRIFDGLAAGVEITNNATATLEHNQIFNNRFGGLCLASGVSPLVRGNKIFSNQDAVEKAVGGGQCLYKISSYTSFPMHDFYRCQTCNTTDRNAICVNCIKTCHSGHDVEFIRHDRFFCDCGAGTLSNQCQLQGEPTQDTDTLYDSAAPMESHTLMVN from the exons ATGCCTAGTGCCTCGTTTTCCTCTTCGCGTTCTTACGTCCGTAGATCGCGAAGAAAAGGTGGACATCGAATACCGTTGCCTTCCAGAACACAGTCGA GTGAGCCATGTGAATCAGTGCCGTGTCCTAACAACGTGACAGGGAGCGCGATGGCGGCTACAGCATGTGCCGGTCCAAGTGGCAGTGGTGGAGGTGGGTCACCACCCGTTCCGGCTGCAGCGGCCGCTACCACTGCCGGTCACCACAGTCCTTACGACTTGCGCCGCAAGTCACCACCAGCCTATCACGAGCCGGGCCCATCGGGCAGCTGCTCCTTGCCAGCTAGGAAGAGGCCTAGGAC atcACTGTCCCAGGGCGTGGATGTGTGCAATGTCTCGCAGTACCTGCAGTACGAGCTGCCGGACGAGGTGCTCCTCTGCATCCTGTCTCATCTCACCGAGCGTGATCTCTGCCGCGTCGCACAAGTCTGCAAGCGATTCAACACAATCGCCAACGATACAGAGTTGTG GAAAAGTTTATATCAATCGGTTTTCGAATACGACACTCCGTTGATGCATCCCGCGCCGTGCCAGTTCGAGTTCGTGGCTGCCGACGAGTGCGAAGCCGATAACCCTTGGAAGGAGAGCTTCCGGCAGCTCTACTATGGCATACACGTGCGCCCTAACTTTCGCCCCAAGAAGGACTCGCGTATCAAATACTTTAACACTATTAGG GCGGCTCTCGAATACGTAGAGGAGCGAGGCGGCAGCACGTCGACGTCGAGCAGCTCTTCGAGTGCGTGCGCGTGCACGTGCTCGTGTGGTGCCGCGGCGTGCTCGTGCCGGCGCGCGCCCGCTCCCACGCCCGCGCCCACCTCAGCGCCCGCGCTGCTCTTCGTGCACGCCGGCCTCTACCAGGAGGAGTGTCTCGCCATCGACACGGACGTGCAACTCATTG GTTGTGCTGCAGGTAACGTTGCAGAGTCAGTTGTCCTGGAACGTGAAGCAGAGTCGACGCTGACGTTCGCGGAAGGCGCGAACCGCGCGTATGCTGGTCATATGACTCTCAAATTCTCCCCAGACGCCACCAGCACAATGCAACACCACAAGCACTATTGTTTAGAAGTGTCCGACAATTGCTCTCCCACCGTTGATCATTGTATTATACGTAGTGCTAGTGTGG TGGGAGCCGCCGTGTGCGTGAGCGGCGCGGGCGCGAACCCTGTGATAAAGCACTGTGACATCAGTGACTGCGAGAACGTGGGCTTGTATGTGACGGACTACGCGCAGGGCGCGTACCAGGACAACGAGATCTCACGCAACGCGCTCGCCGGCATCTGGGTCAAGAACTTCGCTAACCCCATCATGCGTCGCAACCACATACACCACGGCAGAGATGTCGGTATATTCACGTTTGAAAATGGATTG GGCTATTTTGAAGCCAACGACATCCACAATAACAGAATCGCTGGTTTTGAAGTCAAAGCCGGCGCTAATCCCACCGTAGTACATTGCGAAATCCACCATGGACAGACTGGTGGCATATACGTCCACGAGTCCGGTCTCGGCCAGTTTATAGATAATAAGATACACTCGAACAATTTTGCGGGCGTATGGATCACGTCCAACAGCAATCCCACCATCCGCCGCAATGAGATTTATAATGGCCATCAGGGAGGCGTGTATATATTTGGAGAGGGGCGCGGATTGattgaacacaataatatttacgGAAACGCATTAGCTGGCATACAG ATTCGCACAAACAGTGATCCTATAGTTAGGCACAATAAGATTCACCATGGGCAGCATGGAGGCATCTATGTTCACGAAAAGGGTCAGGGTTTAATCGAAGAAAATGAAGTTTATGCCAACACGCTCGCCGGCGTCTGGATAACGACCGGCTCTACGCCCGTGCTGCGGCGCAACCGCATACACTCGGGAAAACAG GTCGGCGTGTACTTCTACGACAATGGTCACGGCAAATTAGAAGATAATGATATATTCAATCACTTGTACTCGGGAGTTCAAATAAGGACCGGCAGCAATCCCGTAATCCGTGGCAACAAGATATGGGGTGGTCAAAACGGCGGCGTTCTCGTGTACAACGGCGGATTAGGAATACTCGAGCAGAATGAAATCTTCGATAATGCCATGGCCGGTGTGTGGATAAAGACTGATTCAAACCCCACACTCAAGAGAAACAAGATTTTTGATGGCAGAGATGGGGGCATATGCATTTTTAATGGTGGCAAG GGTGTGTTGGAAGAAAACGACATATTCCGCAATGCTCAGGCCGGGGTGTTGATCTCAACACAGAGTCATCCCGTACTGCGGCGTAACCGCATCTTTGATGGTCTGGCCGCCGGCGTCGAGATCACCAACAATGCCACAGCCACATTAGAGcacaatcaaatatttaataataggttTGGAG GGCTATGTTTAGCGTCAGGAGTGTCTCCGTTAGTGCGGGGCAACAAAATCTTTAGTAATCAAGATGCAGTCGAAAAAGCGGTCGGCGGCGGACAGTGTCTCTACAAAATTTCCTCATATACTTCTTTCCCCATGCATGATTTTTATAG GTGCCAGACTTGTAACACAACAGATCGTAATGCCATTTGTGTCAATTGCATTAAAACATGCCATTCAGGACATGATGTGGAATTTATTCGCCATGACAG ATTTTTCTGCGACTGCGGAGCAGGCACTCTGTCGAACCAATGCCAGCTGCAGGGTGAGCCGACGCAGGACACGGACACGCTGTACGACTCGGCCGCGCCCATGGAGTCGCACACGCTCATGGTGAACTGa
- the LOC125070956 gene encoding CAAX prenyl protease 2 — MTSIHFIEENICLISGLACVFLTFSYVGSLYIWRSNLSRDHPTTIKRRFLSVCCMMLLAPVFTHTLLKEEMLQKGDIYEYMGFRMSGMISALFVPLILTAILFLGPLTMHFIAGTWKLYAEPMYWLSSWQDLVWLRNHVMAPLSEEWVFRSCMMPLLLQCLEPLTAVFTGPFLFGIAHFHHLHEMLVNGRSLKSALFIALFQFSFTTVFGAYSAYLFLRTGHFFAPLVAHIFCNHLGFPNFIEVFHFPLLQRLLIICNFFLGLFLWCYLLIPLTDPYIYDNKLQLLT; from the exons ATGACTTCTATACACTTTATAGAAGAAAACATATGTTTGATTTCTGGACTAGCATGTGTTTTTTTGACCTTTTCATACGTTGGTAGCTTATATATTTGGAGATCTAATTTAAGCAg agATCATCCAACTACTATTAAAAGAAGATTTCTTAGTGTGTGTTGTATGATGTTGCTAGCTCCTGTTTTTACTCATACACTATTGAAAGAGGAAATGCTGCAAAAGGgagatatatatgaatatatgggCTTTAGAATGTCAGGAATGATATCTGCATTATTTGTTCCTTTGATACTGACTGCCATATTATTTTTGGGACCATTAACAATGCATTTCATAGCTGGTACCTGGAAATTGTATGCAG agccTATGTATTGGTTGTCAAGCTGGCAAGATTTGGTTTGGTTGCGTAACCATGTTATGGCACCACTTAGTGAGGAGTGGGTATTTAGATCATGTATGATGCCTCTTCTACTACAATGTCTAGAGCCACTTACTGCTGTCTTTACTGGACCATTTCTTTTTGGTATTG CCCATTTTCATCACCTGCATGAGATGCTGGTAAATGGACGATCATTGAAGTCAGCACTATTTATTGCac tgtttcaaTTCTCATTTACAACTGTGTTTGGTGCATATTCAGCTTATCTGTTTTTAAGAACtg GTCATTTCTTCGCACCACTCGTTGCACACATATTCTGCAATCATCTCGGATTCCCGAATTTCATTGAGGTATTTCATTTTCCGTTATTGCAGCGACTTCTTATTATATGTAACTTTTTCCTCGGTCTCTTCCTGTGGTGTTATTTGCTTATTCCTCTAACTGATCCCTACATTTATGATAATAAGCTGCAACTGCTAActtaa